From Candidatus Binataceae bacterium:
GCGGCGAAAAGTCACATCGCCGGACCACCTCCGGATCTCTCGCTCAGCCGCGCGCGCGGGCGAAAGCGCAGCCATGCGGCACCGGCGGCGGCGGATAGCGTGGTAAGCAGCAGCACGGGCATCAAATGCCAGGTGATAAGATGCAACGGTTCGTCGATCTCGCAATTGAGGCGCATCAGGGCGAAGGAAAAAAGCATCGCGGCCGCGCCGATCAATCCTCCCGCGGCCGCGCCGCTCGTCGGCGCGCCTCGCTTGACCGCCCACCAAAGCGCTATCCAG
This genomic window contains:
- a CDS encoding NrsF family protein, which encodes LAAALALRAAIPGRSGGLGGPIAVIVLAMIGTKLVMVGAPIRTGYPLAEFLHTGLGCAVGTCALAAPPWIALWWAVKRGAPTSGAAAGGLIGAAAMLFSFALMRLNCEIDEPLHLITWHLMPVLLLTTLSAAAGAAWLRFRPRARLSERSGGGPAM